Genomic window (Marinobacter fonticola):
GAAGTCGAGCGGCCGGGTCGGACGGCGCGCGTGTACCGCGAGATAGATTTCAGCGCTAATCCCCTGCTCTTCGTAATGGGCACGAAAGCGCTCAAGCATATAATCCACCACCGGCGTCGCCGGATCGTCCAGCTCGAGTCCGCTGAAGTTTGCCGATGCCCAGTCGCAGCAGGTTTGCAGGTCCAGCGGCAACTCACGTTCAAGGATAATACGCAGCACACCCAGAGCCGAGCGCCGCAGGCCAAACGGATCCCGCGTACCGGACGGTGGCTGGTTAATACCGAACAGACCCACCAGAGAGTCCAGTCGATCGGCCAAAGCAACGGCGCAGCCGGTCAGATGCCGGGGCAGATCGTCGCCGGCGAAACGAGGCATGTATTGCTCGTTTAAAGCCTGGGCCACGTCATCCGGCTCGTTGTCGTTGCGGGCGTAATATTCGCCCATAATGCCCTGCAGGTCGGTGAACTCGAGTACCATCTCACTGACCAGGTCGGTCTTGGCCAGCATCGCGGCGCGCTCGGCATGCTGCGGCTTGCCACCGATAGCTTCGGCGATCTTCTTCGCCAGCGCAGCGACACGGACCGACTTATCGTAAAGGCTGCCTAACTTCTCTTGGAACACAATGGGCTTGAGTGCGTCGATCCGGCTTTCCAGTGTGTGCTTGCGGTCGGTGTCGTAGAAAAAAGCCGCGTCCGCCAAGCGGGGCCGAATCACCTTCTCGTTGCCCGACACCACCTGGGCCGGGTCCTTGCTCTCAAGGTTAGCCACGGTAATGAACAGAGGCAGCATCGTTCCGTCGTCGTCGACAACATGGAAATACTTCTGGTGTTCCTTCATGGAGGAGATCAGCGCTTCGGCGGGCACATCCAGGAAGCGGGGCTCAAAGCGCCCCAGCAGCGGCACAGGCCACTCGTTCAAGGCCGTAACCTCATCCAGCAATGCGTCGTCGATCACCGCATGACCCTGGCCCTGCGACTTGGCGATTGCGGTGACCCCGGAGCGAATGGTTTCCCGCCGCTCCTCGAAGTCCGCCAGCACGTGGCCTTCCTCCCGCAGGACAACCTCGTAGGCATCCGGCGTGGGAATGATAAGTTCCTTGGGGCAGTGGAAGCGATGGCCGCGGGTCTCGTTGCCGGCCACCAGCCCCATAATGGACGCATCGATAATCTTGTTGCCGAATAACAGTACGATCCAGTGTACCGGGCGTACGAATTCGGTCCTGTGGGCGCCCCAGCGCATGCGTTTGGGGATAGGTAGGGCGTCCAGGGACTGCTCCACCAGCTCCGGTATCAGATCGGTCGTTGCGCGGCCCTGCTCGACGGTGCGATAAACCACCCAGGCACCCTTGTCGGTTTCCATGGTATCCAACTGGTCAGGCGTGACGCCCAGGGAAGTGGCGAAGCCGGTCAGCGCGCGGGTCGGGTTACCGGCATCGTCGAAGGCCGCCTTGACCGCCGGGCCGCGCTTTTCCACGGCCTTGTCTGGCTGGGCATTGGCGAGATTACGGATACGCAGCGCGAGGCGACGTGGTGCGGCGAACGGCTCGCAGGCACCGTAATTGATACCCGCAGCGTCCAGGCCCTTGCACAGGCCCGCGGTAAAGGCATCGGAAAGTGTCTTGAGAGCCTTGGGCGGCAATTCTTCGGTGCCGATCTCGACCAGAAAATCCTGTGTTGCCATGATCATGCGTCCCCTTTATCCGCGTCAGCCAGCATCTCTTCCCGCAGGGCCTCGGGCGCCATGGGGAAACCCAGGGCCCTGCGGCTGTCGAAGTAGGCCTTGGCCACGGCACGGGCCAGGGTTCTGACACGGAGGATATAGCGCTGCCGTTCCGTCACTGAAATCGCGTGACGGGCATCCAGCAGGTTAAACGTGTGAGAGGCCTTGAGTACCTGCTCATAGGCCGGCAGGGCAAGTCCCACTTCGATCAGGCGCTGGCTTTCGCGCTCGTGGACATCGAAGCAATGAAAGAGGAAGGTGGTGTCGGCCTGTTCGAAGTTGTAGGCCGACATTTCCACTTCGTTCTGGTGGAAGACGTCGCCGTAGGTGACGACCCCATCGGGGCCTTCCGTCCAGATCAGGTCGTAGACGCTGTCCACGCCCTGCAGGTACATGGCGATACGCTCCAGCCCGTAGGTCAGTTCGCCGGTGACCGGATAGCATTCCAGGCCGCCCACCTGCTGGAAATAGGTGAACTGGGTGACTTCCATGCCGTTAAGCCAGATCTCCCAGCCCAAACCCCAGGCCCCGAGTGTGGGCGATTCCCAGTTGTCCTCGACGAAACGAATGTCATGCACCAGCGGGTCCAGGCCAAGGGCCCGTAAAGAATCCAGATAGAGTTCCTGAATGTTGTCCGGCGAAGGTTTGAGCACGACCTGAAACTGGTAGTAATGCTGCAGACGGTTGGGGTTCTCACCGTAGCGGCCGTCCGTCGGGCGGCGGCTGGGCTGCACGTAGGCGGCATTCCAGGTTTCCGGGCCGATGGCACGCAGGAACGTGGAGGGGTGGAAGGTACCGGCCCCGACTTCCATATCCAGCGGTTGCTGGATGACACAGCCGCGCCGTGCCCAGAATTGCTGCAGGGCCAGGATCAGGCCCTGGAAAGTTTTACTGTCCGTGTTTGCCATCTCAGTCACGACGATTGCCTGTTGATCTCAATAAGTGTGGCGCCGGGCCGGTTTTAGCCTCGAATCGCGCTGGACCACCGGTTGGCGGAGCACCCTGCGGCGCGGAAATTCGGCATTATACGCTTCTCCGGACGCTATTTCGAAACCTGATCCCTTTATAAAGTCTGCCGCCCGGCGCGCCTAGGCCAAAAGCCCGACCAGCATGCAAGTGCACTAGCGCCGCCAGAACGCCGGTGTCAGCAGCAGTAATAGGGTGAAGACTTCAAGCCGGCCCAGCAGCATGGAGAAGCAGAGCACCCACTTCGCCACGTCGTTGATGGTGCCGTAGTGGTAGGTCACCTCGCCCAGACCAGGGCCCAGGTTGTTGATGGTCGCGCCTACGGCCGTCCAAGCGGTGATCTGGTCCAGCCCGGTGGCCTGCAGAATCACCAGCATCACCAGGAACATGAACATGTAGACCGAAAAGAACCCCCAGACGGCCTGAAGCACCCGGTCCGAGACCGGCCGATTGCCCAGCTTGACCGGCATCACGGCGTTGGGATGCAACAGACGTTTCATTTCCCGGGAGCCCTGGCGGAAGATCAGGAGGATACGCACCACCTTGATGCCACCACCCGTGGAGGCTGCACACCCCCCCATGAACGACATTACGAACAGCAGAAACGGCAGCATCATGGGCCACACCGAGAAATCGGCCGTGGCGAAGCCGGTGGTGGTCGCAAGAGATACCACCTGAAAGATACCCTCGGTGACCGCCTCGAACGGACTCAGCGTGTTGGTCAGGATCAGCACCAGAATGGTGATCAGGCTGACCCCGCCGAGGGCGCCGATATACAGCTTGAACTCTGAATCTGTCCAGTAGAGCAGTGGATTGCGCGAGCGCCAGGCCATGAAATGCAGGGCGAAATTGGCCCCGCTCAGGACCATGAACACCACGGCGATCATTTCTATAACGGGACTGTTGAAGTAGCCGATGCTGGCATCGTGGGTGGAAAAACCACCAATGGCGATCGTGGAAAAACTGTGACCGATGGCGTCGAACCAACTCATGCCGGCGATCCAGTAGGCAATAGCGCAGGCTGCGGTAAGCGATACGTAGATATACCAGAGGGCCTTGGCGGTCTCGGCAATCCGCGGCGTCAGCTTGTTGTCCTTGACTGGACCCGGGACTTCGGCGCGATAGAGCTGCATCCCCCCGATACCCAGCATGGGCAGAATGGCCACCGCCAGTACGATGATCCCCATCCCACCGAGCCATTGCAGCTGTTGGCGGTACCAGAGGATGGATTCGGGCAATTGATCGATCCCGGTAATGACGGTGGCGCCGGTGGTGGTCAAACCGGAAACGGCTTCAAACAGGGAATCGACGTAGGTATAGGGCTGATTATCGCTAAGGTAAAAGGGGATGGAGCCGGCCACGCTCAGCACCACCCAGAACAGAGTCGTCACCAGGAAGCCGTCCCGTACCCGTAGATCGCCGGACACCGAGTGGAACGGCGCCCAAACCAGCAAACCGCCAATAAAGACAATGGCGAGCGCATCGGCGAACCGCATCCATTGGCCGTCGTCGTATAGCAGCGAAACGCCGAGCGGCGGCAGCATGGTGAAGCTGAACAGCATCATCAGGATGCCGAGGATCTTGAATATAACCGATAGTCGCATTGGTTCGGCTAGGTTCCCACGTCCGAATCAGAAGAATGTCAGACCAACCTGGAACAGACGCTCCACTTCCCGAATACGGGTTTTATCCACAAGGAACAGGATAACGTGGTCGTCCGGCTGGACGCGCAGGTGGTCGTGAGCGATCAGCACTTCATTGTGGCGCACGATGGCTCCGATGGTTGTGCCTTGTGGCAGAGTGATTTCATCGAGCCGCTTACCCACCACCTTGGACGAACGATGATCGCCATGGGCAATGGCTTCGATGGCCTCCGCGGCGCCCCGGCGCAGTGAGTGAACGTTGACGACGTCCCCTCGTCTTACGTGTGTCAGCAGGCTGCCGATCGTCGTTTGTTGGGGCGAAATAGCCACATCGATCTCGCCTCCCTGGATCAGGTCCACGTAGTCGGGATTGTTGATCAGCGTCAGCACCTTGCGCACCCCCAGCCGCTTGGCCAGCAGCGAAGCCATAATGTTGGCCTCGTCGTCGTTGGTGACGGCACAGAACACATCGGTGTTCTCGATATTCTCTTCCAGCAGCAGGTCTTTGTTAGCGGCGTTACCCTGCAGCACGATGGTCTTGCGCAGGTTTTCCGACAGCATTATGCAGCGGTCCCGGTTGCGCTCGATCAGCTTGACCTGATAGCGGTTTTCCAGATTGTGAGCCAGACGCTGGCCAATGTTGCCGCCGCCGCAGATGAAGATGCGCTTGTATGGCTTTTCCAGCGGCTGGAGTTCGCTCATCACCGAGCGGATATGATCGGTGCCGGCGATGAAGAAGACCTCGTCGCCTTCCTCAATGATCGTATCCCCCTGGGGGATAATCGGCCGGTCCTTACGGAAGATGGCGGCGACCCGGGTATCGATCTTGGGCATGTGGGTGCGCAGGTAGGATAGCTCGTGGCCGACGAGTGGCCCGCCTTTTGTCGCCTGGATGGCTACCAGCCGGGCCAGCCCTTTGGAGAACTCCAGAACCTGAAGCGCGCCCGGGTATTCGATCAGCCGGGTAATGTGGCGTGTGACCACCTGCTCCGGACTGATCAGCACGTCCACCGGAAAACCATCGGCACCGAACAGCTCTTTGCGGGCAAGATAGGCATTGGCGCGCACACGGCTGATTTTGGTGGGCGTTTTGAATAGCGTGTAGGCGACCTGGCAGGCCACCATATTGGTTTCATCGCTGTTGGTGACGGCGATCAGCATGTCAGCATCTTCGGCCCCCGCCTGACGCAGTACGCTGGGATAGGAGCCGCGGCCCTGCACCGTGCGGATATCCAGTCGATCCTGAAGTTCCCGGAGCCGTGTACCATCGCTGTCGATAATCGTAATGTCGTTGGCTTCGTTGGCCAGATTTTCGGCGAGGGTTCCACCGACCTGGCCGGCACCCAGGATGATGATCTTCATGGCAATGTGGCCTGATTCGCTGACGGGTGTTCGTTTCGGGACAAGCACGCGTAGAAGAAGCCATCGTGGGACCCGGGTTCGGGGAATAACTGCCGTCCGGCGCCGGTGTCCAGCCCCCAGGCCAGTTCCGGCATGGTCAGGGCGGCGTCTTCGTGAGCCTTGATAAACCGCTGGATTATACGGTGATTTTCCTGCGGGAACACGGAACAGGTGGCGTATACCAGACGCCCGCCTGGCTTCAGGGTGGTCCAGAGGCGCTCAAGGAGATTGAGCTGGATCTCCGCCAGAGCGGGGATATCCTTTTCCCGGCGCAACAGCTTGATATCCGGGTGACGGCGAATGACGCCGCTGGCGCTACAGGGTACATCCAACAGGATACGGTCGAAAGGCCGCCCATCCCACCACTGGTCCAGGTCCGCCGCGTCTGCCGTTGCCAGTCTGGCCTGAAGTTGCAGGCGGTCCAGGTTCTCCTGTACCCGTTGCATGCGCTCGGCAGACTGGTCAAGGGCAACAACATCCAGGTTGTCGCTGCTCTCGAGGATCGCGCAGGTCTTTCCGCCTGGGGCGGCGCAGGCATCCAGGACGCGCTGCCCCGGCGCCAGATCCAGCAGCTGGGTGCATAATTGGGCCGCTTCGTCCTGAACGCTTACGGCGCCGGTGTCGAAGCCGGGCAGTTGCTCCACGCCACAGGGACGATCCAACTGGATGCCCTGCTTGGCAAACGCTGTGGCGGCGGCGGCAATATCGTTCTGGCGCAGCTGTGCCAGATAAGCGTCCCGGGAATGCTGACGGGCGTTGACCCGCAGCGTCATCGGTCCCTGGGCGTTGTTGCCGTCGAGTATGGCTTGCCAGCGCTCGGGCCAGTTATGCCGGAGTTTCTCGGTCATCCATTGCGGGTGGCTGAGTTCATCGGCGTCGGATGCCGGTTCAGGCTCGCCCTCACGCAATGCGGCGCGCAGGATCGCATTGATCAGACCGGACAGGTGCGGTTTGCCCAGCGAACGGCAGGCTTCGACTGTTTCGTTGACCACCGCGTAGTCCGCCTGTTGGCTATGGCGGATCTGGAACAGGGCCACCAGCATCAGCGGTATGGCGATACGGTCGCCTTTCTTGAGCGGCTTGTGCAGACGGATCGTGAGCTCGCTGTACAGGCGGTGGTACCAGCGGCAGCTACCATAACACAGGGCTTGTAACTGGCTACGGTCGGACTCGCTCACCTGAGCCAAACCATGGGGTAGCGCCTGGCTCAGGGACTGCCCGTCGTTGACCGCTTGCAGCACCTGGGCGGCGACCGCCCGCACGGGAAGACGTTGACGGGCCATTCAGCGCAGGACCTCGCCTTGCTGCAATACGGCGCGCCCACCGTTGATCAGATCGGAGATGCTTTGGCCCCGGGCGCCGGGTAGCTGCACCTGGTGCAGTCGCAGGACGCCGGACGCACAGGCGACATCGATGCCGTCTCGATCGCGCTTGAGGATCGCGCCGGGTTCGGCAGCGCTTGGATGATCGATGGCCTCGGCGGCGTGGATGCGGATTTTTTCGTCACCGCTCCGGGCGAAAGTACCCGGCCAGGGATTGAAGGCCCGCACCCGGCGGGCCAGATCCGTTGCCGTGCTCCCCCAGTCCAGGTGGCCCTCTTCCTTGTTGAGTTTGTGAGCGTAGCTGGCCAGGGCATCGTTCTGAGGTTCGGGTTTCAGGCCGCCCTTTTCCAGCTCGTCGAGCGCCGTGAGGATGGCTTGCCCACCCAAATCCGCCAGCCGGTCGTGCAGGTTGCCGCCGGTATCGGCGTCATGGATAGGTGTCGTCAGCTTCAGCAGCATGGCGCCGGTATCCAGGCCTGCTTCCATCTGCATGATGGTGATGCCTGTTTCCTCGTCACCCGCGGCGATAGCCCGCTGGATCGGTGCGGCACCACGCCAGCGCGGTAGCAAAGACGCATGAATGTTGAGGCAGCCCCGGACCGGCATGTCCAAAACGGCTTGGGGCAGGATAAGGCCGTAGGCGGCGACAATCATGACGTCGGCGTTGAACGCGGCAATTTCGGCCTGGGCGTCGGCGGATTTAAGGGTCTCGGGCTGGCAGACCGGAAGCCCTGCAGCCTGTGCCACCTGCTTTACCGGGCTGGGGGTCAACTTTCGGCCGCGTCCGGAGGGACGGTCGGGCTGGGTATAGACAGCCACGACTTCGTGGCCCTGCGTTAAGAGGGCGTTCAGTGCGACGGCGGCAAAATCCGGGGTCCCGGCAAAAACGATGCGCACGCAGCGTCTCCTATCTATTCATGAGCGGACTAATTATCAACGATCCAGTTGTCAACGACCGAGTTATCGGTGATCTTTCCGACGCTATTGATGAGGAACCGTCTGGCGAGCTAACCGCATACTATCAGGAAGCTCTGGCCTCTCCGGTAGACGATACAAACGAAAAGACCGGGCCATTGCCCGGTCTCATGTGACCAATTGTAAACCAGATTGAAGCGATTAGGCCCGAATCTTATGCTGCTTTTCCAGCTTCTTGCGGATACGCGTGCGTTTAAGCGGACTCAGGTAGTCCACAAAAAGCTTGCCTTTCAGGTGGTCCATCTCATGCTGGATACAGACCGCTAGCAGCCCGCTGGCTTCTTCCTCGAAGGCTTTGCCATCGCGTCCAACCGCACGAATCATCACGTGATCGGGACGGCAGACCTCTTCATAGAAGCCCGGCACCGACAGGCAGCCTTCCTGCATGTCCTGGAGATCGCCCTTGAGCACTTCGACTTCCGGGTTGATGAAGACGCGCGGCTCGCTCTTATCTTCGGACAAATCCATCACGATGATCTGTTCGTGCACGTTGACCTGAGTGGCCGCCAGGCCGATACCCGGCGCGTCGTACATGGTTTCGAACATGTCTTCGATCAGCTGCCGCGTCTGGTCCGTCACCTCTTTTACGGGTTTGGCAACCGTTCTCAGGCGCGGATCGGGGAATTCCAGAATCTCAAGTATCATGGGTCTCTAATATCGCTCGTTGCACTGCGGGTTAAACAAAAACGTGTTGTAGGAAATGCGACGATAGTCAGCGCATTTCGATCTCTATACCTACTATGATCGTGGCGCGGCCGGAAGTTTCAAGCCAACTTTGGCAATGGCGCCGATAGCTTATTATCTATCAATGTCCGGGCTGATTACAAACTGACCAACTCGACCCTGAAGCAATCCTGTTACGGACTGAATCCAGAATTTACTGGAAGAACAAAAGATAACATCACAAACAGCCACTCATCTTCTATAGTAGGCAATATTGTGGGCGATGGACCCCTTTGCCGTAGTTGGTTACCCCTCATAAAGGGTGGTTGACCTCTATATAAGAAGAGGTGCCCGAGCTCCCTCGGTTAATAGAAAGCGATCAAGGACCCAGACAATGAGGAAACTGCTGTATGTTCTGGCGGCTGTTATGCTGCTGATGGCGCAATGGGCCTATGCGGCCGGCCCCGAATTCCGGTCGGACCACCCGGAGCGCTACACAGTCGTCAAGGGCGATACCCTCTGGGACATTTCTTCCCGTTTCCTGGATAACCCGTGGTACTGGCCGGAAATCTGGCATGTTAACCCACAGGTAGCCAACCCCCATCTGATCTATCCGGGCGATGAACTGGCTCTGGTCTACATCGATGGCGAGCGCAAGATCACCAAGGTTGCCCGCTCTTCCGGCGGCGTGACCAAATTGTCGCCGCAGGTTCGGTCCACCCCGATCGATACCCCGGTGCCCGCGATTCCGCTGGATGCCATCAGTAGCTTCCTGTCGAAGACGCGTATTGTGACGCCGGAAGAATTGGAAGGTGCGCCGTATATCCTCGAAGGTGAAGATTCGCGCATCATCACCGGCGCCGGCGATCAGGTATACGCACGTGGTAAGGCCCAATCGGACAAGCTTGGTGTGTTCCGTCGCGGCCAGCGCTACGTCGATCCTGACACCCAGGAATTTTTGGGTCTGGAAGCAAAGTCTATCGGGACCGGCCAAGTCAAAGACACCAAGGGTGACGTGATGACCCTGGAGCTGAAAGACACCCAGGAAGAAGTTCGTATCGGTGATCGTCTGCTGGAAATCGAAGATCGCAAGATCAACACCACGTTCAACCCGAGCTCACCTGACACCGAGATCGACGGCACCATGATTGCCGTGGATGATGGCGTGACCCAGATTGGTCAGTACAACGTGGTGACGGTTAACCGCGGAACCCGCGAAGGCCTGAAAGTTGGCGATGTACTGGCGGTTTTCCAGGCCGGCAATCAGGTACGTGACCCCTATACCAAGGAAGTCATTCAGCTGCCGGACGAGCGCGCCGGGTTGATGATGATCTTCCAGACCTACGAAAAGGTCAGCTACGGTCTGATCCTGAAAGCCCAACGGACCCTGGCCGTGGGTGATCGCGTCGGCAATCCGTGACGCCGTTGGTGTAGAATAAAAACGGGAGCCGGCTGAGCCGCCTCCCGTTTTTTGTCGCTTGTTTTTAACGCTTGGCGTCAGGACGACGCTAGCCCTGTTTGTATTGGAACAGGTCACTGATTCATGGAACGAAGCATGCTCGAAACCCGATCCCTTGCGCCCGCCACCTCTTCTTTTGCCGACAATTTAGATAGCGGCTGGTTGTTGCTCTCCCATCTGCCCGGTCTGGGCGCAAACCGCTGGCAGGCGGTGCTCGACCACTTACCGGACCCGGCAGAACTGCTGACCTTGAACGAGGCTACCCTCAAGTCTTTAGGCTTGCCGCCACCGGCCCGACGGGCTGTACTGGCTTGGCAGCAGCGGGACCTGGCGGAAGCGACCGTTGCCGAGGCTGCGGCCACTTGGCAAAAAGTACGAGAGCAGGGCATCAGCGTCGTGCATTGGGGGCACGTCGATTATCCGCCGCTGTTGCGCGAGATCCACGCCGCGCCCCCTTTGCTCTATCTGCGCGGTCAGCGGGATGTGCTCGCCCGGCCGCAACTGGCCATTGTCGGCAGCCGCAATGCGACACGTGCCGGGTTGGACCACGCCCGACAGTTTGCCCGGGCGCTTGCTGAACGTGGTTTCGTGATTACCAGCGGCCTGGCGCTCGGTGTGGATGGCGCCGCCCACCGTGGGGCCTTGGATGCCAACGCGGCTACCCTGGCTGTGCTGGGCACCGGGGTGGATGTGCCTTATCCAGCCGCCCATCAGGCAATGGTTGGGGAGATCACCGCCAAAGGCGCGCTGCTGTCGGAGTTTCCACCCGGCATGCCGCCCCGTGCGGGGCATTTTCCCCGGCGCAATCGTATTATCAGTGGAATGAGCCGCGGCACTCTGGTCGTCGAAGCGGGCTTGCGCAGTGGTTCGCTGATCACGGCGCGCCTGGCGCTGGAACAAGGCCGCGAGGTGTTCGCCATTCCCGGTTCCATTCACAATCCGTTGGCCCGTGGCTGCCACCAGCTGATCCGCCAGGGCGCTGCGCTGGTGGAATCCGTGGCCGACATCGAAGAGGAGTTATCGGCCTGGTGGCATAACGGCACCGAAACCGCCGTGCCGACGATCACCGCAGGGCCCGTCGCGTCTGCGAAGACCTCTGTTCCCGACCACCTGGACGATCGCGAAAGGCGGGTGCTGGCGGCGCTGGAGTTCGACACCTGCTCGACGGACGATCTCTGTAACCGGAGCGGCTTTTCCGCCGATGCGCTGATGCAATCCTTGCTTATGCTGGAAATGGAGGGGCTGGTGTCAGCGGTGCCCGGGGGCTACCAGCGCAGCTAGCGGACTGTTCAGCGTCGGATGCAGACGCCATAATGCGAGGCCAATGCGATGCCAATAGGTTATCAGGTAACAGGATGCTCGATCCGGAATTGATACGCTCTGTACGACCAGGCTGGTGGCACGTTCATCAGGCCACTCAATGCCTCAAATCGGGAGGTGTGATCGCTTATCCCACAGAGGCCGTCTGGGGCCTGGGATGCGATCCCTGGGATGCCGAAGCGGTGGACCGGATCCTGACACTGAAGCAGCGCCCCGAGCATAAGGGGGTGATTCTGGTGGCTGCCTCGATCGCTCAG
Coding sequences:
- the trkA gene encoding Trk system potassium transporter TrkA, yielding MKIIILGAGQVGGTLAENLANEANDITIIDSDGTRLRELQDRLDIRTVQGRGSYPSVLRQAGAEDADMLIAVTNSDETNMVACQVAYTLFKTPTKISRVRANAYLARKELFGADGFPVDVLISPEQVVTRHITRLIEYPGALQVLEFSKGLARLVAIQATKGGPLVGHELSYLRTHMPKIDTRVAAIFRKDRPIIPQGDTIIEEGDEVFFIAGTDHIRSVMSELQPLEKPYKRIFICGGGNIGQRLAHNLENRYQVKLIERNRDRCIMLSENLRKTIVLQGNAANKDLLLEENIENTDVFCAVTNDDEANIMASLLAKRLGVRKVLTLINNPDYVDLIQGGEIDVAISPQQTTIGSLLTHVRRGDVVNVHSLRRGAAEAIEAIAHGDHRSSKVVGKRLDEITLPQGTTIGAIVRHNEVLIAHDHLRVQPDDHVILFLVDKTRIREVERLFQVGLTFF
- a CDS encoding TrkH family potassium uptake protein is translated as MRLSVIFKILGILMMLFSFTMLPPLGVSLLYDDGQWMRFADALAIVFIGGLLVWAPFHSVSGDLRVRDGFLVTTLFWVVLSVAGSIPFYLSDNQPYTYVDSLFEAVSGLTTTGATVITGIDQLPESILWYRQQLQWLGGMGIIVLAVAILPMLGIGGMQLYRAEVPGPVKDNKLTPRIAETAKALWYIYVSLTAACAIAYWIAGMSWFDAIGHSFSTIAIGGFSTHDASIGYFNSPVIEMIAVVFMVLSGANFALHFMAWRSRNPLLYWTDSEFKLYIGALGGVSLITILVLILTNTLSPFEAVTEGIFQVVSLATTTGFATADFSVWPMMLPFLLFVMSFMGGCAASTGGGIKVVRILLIFRQGSREMKRLLHPNAVMPVKLGNRPVSDRVLQAVWGFFSVYMFMFLVMLVILQATGLDQITAWTAVGATINNLGPGLGEVTYHYGTINDVAKWVLCFSMLLGRLEVFTLLLLLTPAFWRR
- the dprA gene encoding DNA-processing protein DprA — protein: MLETRSLAPATSSFADNLDSGWLLLSHLPGLGANRWQAVLDHLPDPAELLTLNEATLKSLGLPPPARRAVLAWQQRDLAEATVAEAAATWQKVREQGISVVHWGHVDYPPLLREIHAAPPLLYLRGQRDVLARPQLAIVGSRNATRAGLDHARQFARALAERGFVITSGLALGVDGAAHRGALDANAATLAVLGTGVDVPYPAAHQAMVGEITAKGALLSEFPPGMPPRAGHFPRRNRIISGMSRGTLVVEAGLRSGSLITARLALEQGREVFAIPGSIHNPLARGCHQLIRQGAALVESVADIEEELSAWWHNGTETAVPTITAGPVASAKTSVPDHLDDRERRVLAALEFDTCSTDDLCNRSGFSADALMQSLLMLEMEGLVSAVPGGYQRS
- the rsmB gene encoding 16S rRNA (cytosine(967)-C(5))-methyltransferase RsmB, which codes for MARQRLPVRAVAAQVLQAVNDGQSLSQALPHGLAQVSESDRSQLQALCYGSCRWYHRLYSELTIRLHKPLKKGDRIAIPLMLVALFQIRHSQQADYAVVNETVEACRSLGKPHLSGLINAILRAALREGEPEPASDADELSHPQWMTEKLRHNWPERWQAILDGNNAQGPMTLRVNARQHSRDAYLAQLRQNDIAAAATAFAKQGIQLDRPCGVEQLPGFDTGAVSVQDEAAQLCTQLLDLAPGQRVLDACAAPGGKTCAILESSDNLDVVALDQSAERMQRVQENLDRLQLQARLATADAADLDQWWDGRPFDRILLDVPCSASGVIRRHPDIKLLRREKDIPALAEIQLNLLERLWTTLKPGGRLVYATCSVFPQENHRIIQRFIKAHEDAALTMPELAWGLDTGAGRQLFPEPGSHDGFFYACLSRNEHPSANQATLP
- the fmt gene encoding methionyl-tRNA formyltransferase, with the protein product MRIVFAGTPDFAAVALNALLTQGHEVVAVYTQPDRPSGRGRKLTPSPVKQVAQAAGLPVCQPETLKSADAQAEIAAFNADVMIVAAYGLILPQAVLDMPVRGCLNIHASLLPRWRGAAPIQRAIAAGDEETGITIMQMEAGLDTGAMLLKLTTPIHDADTGGNLHDRLADLGGQAILTALDELEKGGLKPEPQNDALASYAHKLNKEEGHLDWGSTATDLARRVRAFNPWPGTFARSGDEKIRIHAAEAIDHPSAAEPGAILKRDRDGIDVACASGVLRLHQVQLPGARGQSISDLINGGRAVLQQGEVLR
- the glyS gene encoding glycine--tRNA ligase subunit beta — its product is MATQDFLVEIGTEELPPKALKTLSDAFTAGLCKGLDAAGINYGACEPFAAPRRLALRIRNLANAQPDKAVEKRGPAVKAAFDDAGNPTRALTGFATSLGVTPDQLDTMETDKGAWVVYRTVEQGRATTDLIPELVEQSLDALPIPKRMRWGAHRTEFVRPVHWIVLLFGNKIIDASIMGLVAGNETRGHRFHCPKELIIPTPDAYEVVLREEGHVLADFEERRETIRSGVTAIAKSQGQGHAVIDDALLDEVTALNEWPVPLLGRFEPRFLDVPAEALISSMKEHQKYFHVVDDDGTMLPLFITVANLESKDPAQVVSGNEKVIRPRLADAAFFYDTDRKHTLESRIDALKPIVFQEKLGSLYDKSVRVAALAKKIAEAIGGKPQHAERAAMLAKTDLVSEMVLEFTDLQGIMGEYYARNDNEPDDVAQALNEQYMPRFAGDDLPRHLTGCAVALADRLDSLVGLFGINQPPSGTRDPFGLRRSALGVLRIILERELPLDLQTCCDWASANFSGLELDDPATPVVDYMLERFRAHYEEQGISAEIYLAVHARRPTRPLDFEQRIRAVEAFRRLPAAEALAAANKRVSNILVKQGGDSLSDKVDRSLLKDDAEIALAEAVEAQSGKVTPLFQSGDYASALASLADLREPVDRFFDEVMVMADDAAIRANRLALLNRLRNLFLQVADISLLPAG
- the def gene encoding peptide deformylase translates to MILEILEFPDPRLRTVAKPVKEVTDQTRQLIEDMFETMYDAPGIGLAATQVNVHEQIIVMDLSEDKSEPRVFINPEVEVLKGDLQDMQEGCLSVPGFYEEVCRPDHVMIRAVGRDGKAFEEEASGLLAVCIQHEMDHLKGKLFVDYLSPLKRTRIRKKLEKQHKIRA
- the glyQ gene encoding glycine--tRNA ligase subunit alpha — protein: MANTDSKTFQGLILALQQFWARRGCVIQQPLDMEVGAGTFHPSTFLRAIGPETWNAAYVQPSRRPTDGRYGENPNRLQHYYQFQVVLKPSPDNIQELYLDSLRALGLDPLVHDIRFVEDNWESPTLGAWGLGWEIWLNGMEVTQFTYFQQVGGLECYPVTGELTYGLERIAMYLQGVDSVYDLIWTEGPDGVVTYGDVFHQNEVEMSAYNFEQADTTFLFHCFDVHERESQRLIEVGLALPAYEQVLKASHTFNLLDARHAISVTERQRYILRVRTLARAVAKAYFDSRRALGFPMAPEALREEMLADADKGDA
- a CDS encoding LysM peptidoglycan-binding domain-containing protein — its product is MRKLLYVLAAVMLLMAQWAYAAGPEFRSDHPERYTVVKGDTLWDISSRFLDNPWYWPEIWHVNPQVANPHLIYPGDELALVYIDGERKITKVARSSGGVTKLSPQVRSTPIDTPVPAIPLDAISSFLSKTRIVTPEELEGAPYILEGEDSRIITGAGDQVYARGKAQSDKLGVFRRGQRYVDPDTQEFLGLEAKSIGTGQVKDTKGDVMTLELKDTQEEVRIGDRLLEIEDRKINTTFNPSSPDTEIDGTMIAVDDGVTQIGQYNVVTVNRGTREGLKVGDVLAVFQAGNQVRDPYTKEVIQLPDERAGLMMIFQTYEKVSYGLILKAQRTLAVGDRVGNP